Proteins from a single region of Cydia amplana chromosome 17, ilCydAmpl1.1, whole genome shotgun sequence:
- the LOC134655757 gene encoding L-asparaginase → MPRRLQSAFQLHEHNTHASRVLREIVKILKPHLAALDREMQPTNGNSDKNGDGDARKSVNQNGGSENISAVNPKVAAKVQKARSFMEMSLTTNPVKSLRMNDRRVLVIYTGGTIGMVKNRDGVLIPQKAAFENLIRGYPQLHDHAFWRSRLSMPGFDTSFLVLPPAKDQDSRIFYKILEYDTLLDSSNMTEAQWIQIAESVMKYYEEYDGFIVLHGTDTMSYTASALSFMFENIGKCVVITGSQIPIFEPRSDGSDNFVSSLLIAGCLNIPEVTVFFGGKLFRGNRVRKISAYNLYAFDSPNCLPLVEVGIDIEFNKKAVFKPTTIERCHLHAKLCRNVGLLRIFPSISSSVINAFCQPPIEGVVIESYGAGNIPSNREDLFKEIEAAVKRGVIFVNITQCTTGSVASPLYETGRLLASCGVVSGFDMTPEAALTKLSYVLSKTELTYKEKTELMSTNIRGELTNTSSIAIEDSTLVDALAASLNIQSPKKLIEVTEKVFNSLLLYSIEHDDLIAVKKMLDMGADVNAQNSEGRSPLHEAILKGKHTIVEYLLRNGANVHLKTRCGESPLITAIHRDDLDLIELVQQCGAHLSSVDHKSVSELLSLAARTGAVSKLEALRKAGADLNDMDELKQTPLHKAVLCNFPVMVSYLMQHGVDSCLQDLLGHTALDYAVKLNRSDIVDMLNKPV, encoded by the exons ATGCCGAGAAGACTTCAGTCCGCGTTTCAGCTTCACGAGCATAACACACATGCGTCCCGCGTTCTAAGAGAAATCGTGAAAATATTAAAACCACACCTGGCAGCATTGGACCGTGAAATGCAGCCAACTAATGGCAATTCAGACAAAAACGGGGATGGGGACGCGCGAAAAAGTGTAAATCAAAATGGTGGTTCAGAAAATATTAGCGCTGTTAACCCAAAAGTTGCTGCTAAAGTTCAAAAAGCAAGAAGTTTTATGGAGATGTCCTTAACTACGAATCCTGTTAAAAGTCTCAGGATGAATGATAGAAGAGTTCTAGTTATTTATACTGGCGGTACTATTGGAATGGTCAAAAACAGAGATGGCG TTCTTATACCACAAAAAGCGGCTTTTGAAAACCTGATCCGAGGATATCCGCAACTTCACGATCATGCCTTCTGGAGGAGCAGGTTGTCCATGCCGGGATTCGACACGTCCTTCCTTGTTTTACCAC CGGCCAAAGATCAAGACTCTCGGATATTCTATAAAATACTCGAGTACGACACACTCTTGGATTCCTCTAACATGACAGAAGCCCAATGGATACAAATTGCGGAAAGTGTTATG AAATACTATGAAGAATACGATGGATTCATAGTGCTGCACGGCACAGACACTATGTCCTATACAGCATCAGCTTTGTCATTCATGTTCGAGAACATTGGTAAATGTGTTGTCATCACTGGCTCCCAG ATACCGATCTTCGAGCCTCGCAGCGACGGGTCTGACAACTTCGTGTCGTCGTTGCTTATCGCTGGCTGTCTGAACATACCAGAAGTCACCGTGTTCTTTGGGGGCAAACTCTTCAGAGGGAACAG GGTCCGCAAGATCTCAGCGTACAATCTCTACGCCTTCGACTCTCCCAACTGTCTTCCTCTGGTCGAGGTGGGGATCGATATAGAGTTCAACAAAAAGGCTGTGTTTAAGCCAACAACTATAGAGAGGTGCCACTTGCACGCCAAACTCTGCAGGAATGTGGGACTGCTGAGGATATTCCCTAGCATCAGCTCTTCGGTCATCAATGCGTTCTGTCAGCCTCCTATTGAGG GCGTAGTAATAGAAAGCTACGGGGCCGGCAATATTCCTTCAAACCGTGAAGACCTGTTCAAGGAAATAGAGGCTGCTGTTAAACGAGGTGTGATCTTTGTCAACATAACCCAGTGCACCACGGGTTCTGTGGCTTCACCCCTCTATGAGACTGGCAGG CTCTTAGCGTCTTGCGGAGTAGTGTCCGGCTTCGACATGACGCCTGAAGCAGCTCTCACCAAGTTATCCTACGTGCTATCTAAGACTGAACTTACTTATAAGGAGAAAACTGAG CTGATGTCAACCAATATACGAGGTGAATTGACCAACACGTCATCTATAGCCATTGAG GACAGCACTCTAGTGGATGCGCTGGCTGCGAGTCTAAATATCCAGTCACCCAAAAAGCTAATAGAAGTGACGGAGAAAGTATTCAATTCCCTTCTCCTATATTCTATAGAACACGATGACCTTATAGCTGTCAAAAAGATGCTGG ACATGGGGGCAGACGTAAACGCGCAAAACTCGGAAGGCCGGAGTCCTCTGCACGAGGCCATTCTAAAAGGAAAGCATACTATAGTCGAATACCTGTTAAGGAACGGAGCTAATGTGCACTTAAAGACGAG ATGCGGGGAATCCCCGCTAATCACGGCGATCCACCGCGACGATTTGGACCTCATAGAGCTGGTCCAACAATGCGGCGCCCATCTGTCAAGTGTGGACCATAAGTCCGTCTCCGAGCTGCTGTCTCTGGCGGCTAGAACTGGGGCGGTCAGCAAGCTTGAGGCGCTGAGGAAGGCGGGCGCGGATCTGAATGATATGGATGAGCTGAAGCAGACGCCGCTGCATAAG GCGGTTCTGTGCAACTTCCCCGTGATGGTGTCATACCTGATGCAGCATGGCGTAGACTCGTGCCTACAAGACCTGCTCGGCCATACGGCTCTGGACTACGCTGTCAAGTTGAACCGGAGCGATATCGTTGATATGTTGAATAAACCTGTATGA